CCTGGAAAAAGCCCGGGACTGGGACCCCGCACATCCCACCTGAGCACGGCAGCAGCTCCAAGCCTTTGGGGGTCACGCGGAAGCAGCCACGCAAGTCCAGGACACGGAGCCGGCTTGAGGCGCACAGGATCCGCTCCAGCATGTTGTTGTCCACAAAGGAAAAGGCGGTGGTGGCCAGGCACAGCTCTTCCAGCTGCGGAAAGCCTGGGGGCGGTGGGGCCGAGCCAGCGGCGGGCTTCACGTAACAGGTGACGTTGAGCAGCCGCAGCACCTGGAAGGAAGCGCAGAAGGAAAAAAGCCGCTGAATTAATCAGCAAGTCCCTCCTATGGCCTGGAAACCACAaagccctctccccccacccccccagtgaCCCTCAGTCCACAATCCTCCGTGTGCCCAGTCACCCgggaaggggagaggagggcTCTGCCTGCGGCTCTGGAGCCACCGGGCGAGTTCGCTCAAGGGAGGCCCTTCCAGGGAGCCGTGAGCACCTGAAGCTGCGGGCAGGCGGCTTGGAGCTGTTCGATGGGCAGCTGGAAGGGCTGGCTGCTCTGCTTGATCTCCGTGTTCACCTCCAGGAGCTCCAGTCCCGGGCAGCCGCCGCCCTGGAAAGCAACAGCAGGGTTAGACGGGCACCAGTTGCGAAAGCCGGCCCTCCCTTGAAAGCAGGCTGTACGGGCAGAGGAGGAAGCGGAGGGCGCTCATTCCCACCCCCCTCGGCTCCCGGGTCCGTCAACCTCCTGCACGGGGAGGGCAACCGTCTGATGCTGAGCCTTTGTGACTTGCAGAGGCACCCCCTGACCCTTGGAGCCCCCGGTGGCCTCCTTAGAGAGCAAAAGTGGTTCTCTCCAGGAACACGGCCCTCCATCATGCGCAGGAGGATCCCGGAAGCGACAACAGGTCTGGCGGGGCTAGctcacccccccccacaaacacttCGCACAGGATACAAAGCAGTTGCGAAATAGACATACAGTATGCCCTCACGGAACCCTCTATGGACCAGCGTTAttctgcagcagcaacagcttcTACGAGGTCATCATCAGCCTATTGCCACCCTCTGCCAGGAGCTTCACAGCGGGAGCCGTGAGCCCTAGCTGGGGACACCTGCTGATGGCTGGCACAGGGACAGAATCCCGGGGCTGCTCTTGAAAAGCCAAGGTTTTGGAGCCGTCCCCCCCCTTCTGGACTCCCGGGACCCCTCTACTCTGCTATGGGAGGAAGCGGACGACGGCACCGACGCCAACTCCCCGTCTTGCCCCATTTGAGTGGAAACAGCACGATGCTTGCAGCTTTAAGGAGGCAGGACGGCGCGCATGGGGCGGGCCTCCAGTTTCCTCAGGCTGAGCAAGCGGGAATACGTACGCCAGTCACGATCCCAGAGCGGCGCAGACCTCACGGAGCGGCCACCCATCAGCAGCAGTTGAGAATGTCACCATTTTTGATTTATACAGCCTTCCAAACATAAGGAGCGCCGGCCCTCCCCTCTGCCCTTACTCTCGTTCCCATTTCCCAGACGGAGAACCGAAGCTACGGGCAATTCAGCGATTCCACCGGCTCAACCCGGTGATCGTGCTCGGGAGGTTGCTTTCGTCAGTTCAATGCGCTGTGCTCTGGAGGTGCCACGACCGCTTGGGGCGCTTCCAAGCTGCCCTTTCAAGCAGGCTCACTCCTCGTCCGGAAGCCCAACAGGACAGGTATAAACCGTCCTGGGACAGGCCAGCCCACCCAAAAGGTTCCAGGTACGTTTACCGCAAGCTCAGCAATAATGGCGCTCATTCGGTTGCTGTAGGTCAGCCACAGGCGACGGATTCGCGAGCCTGCAGCTTTCAGGAACCTGAGTACGGCCGAAGAGTCCATCTGGAGACACAGAAGACGGGACCCACATGATGCCGTCGGCTCTGCGCCGGCCCCACGGGGAAGCCTCAGCAAGAGAGCCCCCTTGGCTGCCGGTCCAGGCGGGCCGGCGGAGACGGCCCCAGCCCTCTCGCCCCGAACCCCCCTCCTTCATTGAGCTCACCTGAGAGTTCTGCAGGTTCAGACTCTGCAGCTGTGGACAGGATCCAGCCACCGCCCCCAGAGACTCGCTGGTGACCCCACTGCAGTGGGAGAGCTTAAGAGACGCAAGAAGAGGGCAGGAGTCGGCAAGGGcctgaggaggagagggaagtgAGGGCCAGCCAAAACCACGGGGCTTCTGGTGCCCAGCGGCTCGGCACCTTGAGGCAAAAGAAGGGCACGCTCCGGCGCGCTGTCAAAAGCTGGAGCAAAGCTGCCGGCTGTGGGCTCGTTGGCACCCTCCTGTCCATTTCTGCCATCCAAGTTTCCACAAGCGGTCGGAAGGCAAAACGAGCAGAGCCCAGGCCTGCACCAGGGGGAGATCAAACAACGTGCCAGCCTCACTCACCTTCAGGACAAAAGGGACGTGGCTCTTCCAGTGGCAGAGAGCAAAATCTCGGAGGTGGGAAAACCTGCAAGGAACCGAAGAGGCACCTGGTGGCTTCTCCCTCTGGGCCTTTGCCCCTCTGCCCTCCAGGGGAGAATGGGGGGAGGCCGTGTAGCTCCCCCCAACACCAGCTGGCGCCCAGAAGAAAGGGGTGCAAGCCTGCCAGAGGGCAGAGGCAACCACCCTCCTCACCTGTTGCCCGCCAGCCACTCCAGGGTGCCCAGGACCCTCTTCTCCACGGCAGGGGGCATTTTTTTGCCCGGTGTGACCCAGCAGCAGCCGACGGTCACGTTCTGCCAAAGCACCGGGTTGGAAGCTGCTCCATACCAGAGCCGGCACACCCTGGCCACCCTAGAGACAAGAAGGGGCAGTCAAGAACGGGTCATCTACACAGGGCCAAGGGTCAGGTGGGAGCCCAGGTGAAACAGGGACCGCTCAGGATGATCCAACACCACCTTCCCGACCTTTCTGCTGCTGGCCGCGGCCGCCGTTTACCTGCAGAGGAAGGGCACCGAACCTTCGGAGGCGACAACCAACTGGAAGATTTGGACCAGGATTTCGACCGGGAGTTTCTCACCCCAGGAACGCCCGGCGGGAGCTGCCGTGGTCCGGAGCATGAGGGACCGGTCGCCTTTGTCCAGAACTCCGGAAGTCACTCGCTGGTCTGCCGAAGGCGCTCCTTTCCTCGGTTTCCCCACCCGCAGGGTGGCCGGCTTCTTCTTCGGGACCTTCTCCCGGGGCGGCGGCTTCCGCTTCCGCCTCTTTTTGGGCCCTTTCTGAGCTGGCCGGTCTTCGATCTCGCCCACGTTGGAGATGATCAGCAGCATATCGTTGTCCGTCTCGTGCACAAAATAGTGTGGGGCTTCTCTCCGGGGGGGTTTGTGggctttcttctgcttctttgggaGAGGGCTGCCAGGCCCTGCCGTCCCAcggctctctctcttcctcttccggGGAGAAGAGGCCACGAACACCCCACTGCCTCCAGGCTCCTCGTCCATCTTCTTCGCCTTTTTACCATTTACAGCGGGTCAGAAGGGGACGGCCTTGTGAatcctggttgttgtgggtttttcgggttcttgtGAATCCTCCTGGAAGAAGCAAGAGGCGGTGTGGTGTCATGAAGGATATATAGAGACAGCTCcttttatttaaagcaaaaaaaaaagaccaaaaaaagggTCCGCGCTCTCTTACAAAGATCAAGTCATGAAACTGCCTTTGCCCCGTCAGCTTTCGGTCTGAAAGAGACaacataaaaaggaaaagggaatagaaacagaaagaggaagaggaaaatgacAGACGGAGGAAGGTCCTCACTTTAATTAGAAATAACTTCTCCGCTTCAAAGAGGAGGGAAGCATACGTCGCCCCTATCAAGGCACTGTAAGTTAATGATCGTTAATAAAATTGTTTATTTAACGCAGGGAATCTCAGTACTATTCACTGCTGTATTTTCTTAAGCCACGGTGCCAATCAGGTTgctaaaaaatattaatttacgGCTAAACAGAGTTGCAGCTGTAAGGATGACTTGGCAATTTTTAGTGATTCTGACTGCGTTCAGGTATCA
This sequence is a window from Pogona vitticeps strain Pit_001003342236 chromosome 4, PviZW2.1, whole genome shotgun sequence. Protein-coding genes within it:
- the FBXL6 gene encoding F-box/LRR-repeat protein 6, which produces MDEEPGGSGVFVASSPRKRKRESRGTAGPGSPLPKKQKKAHKPPRREAPHYFVHETDNDMLLIISNVGEIEDRPAQKGPKKRRKRKPPPREKVPKKKPATLRVGKPRKGAPSADQRVTSGVLDKGDRSLMLRTTAAPAGRSWGEKLPVEILVQIFQLVVASEGSVPFLCRVARVCRLWYGAASNPVLWQNVTVGCCWVTPGKKMPPAVEKRVLGTLEWLAGNRFSHLRDFALCHWKSHVPFVLKALADSCPLLASLKLSHCSGVTSESLGAVAGSCPQLQSLNLQNSQMDSSAVLRFLKAAGSRIRRLWLTYSNRMSAIIAELAGGGCPGLELLEVNTEIKQSSQPFQLPIEQLQAACPQLQVLRLLNVTCYVKPAAGSAPPPPGFPQLEELCLATTAFSFVDNNMLERILCASSRLRVLDLRGCFRVTPKGLELLPCSDLEQLYLGLYGSISHLRLPLEGSPLITWKWDHSLRELELAGQSFSEQDLDRAMAAFARQERAGGEPALHSLNLTGTKITLRTVSTLIASCPSLNYLNLSSCRHLPRGMKKVYRGSEEIRQCLHQLLTSVEESGGLGEIT